The following DNA comes from Agromyces mangrovi.
CGATGCCGCGCTCGGTGATGAGCTCGCCGAGCCACATGATGAGGCCGGTGCCGGCCGTCATGGTGATGACCATGAGCATGACCGCGTACCAGGCGTCGTTGGTGAGCAGCTGCGAGCACTCGGCGATGGGGTTCGTGTTGAACAGCGCGCCGCTGCGGGCCACGGTGATCAGCGTCGTCGACTGCAGCACCGCGAGGGCGATGGTGAGGTACCGCGTGTACTGGGTCAGGCGGGCCTGGCCGGCCTGGCCCTCCTTGTACAGGGTCTCGAAGTGCGGGATGACCACGCGCAGCAGCTGCGTGATGATCGACGCGGTGATGTACGGCATGATGCCCAGCGCGAAGATCGACAGCTGGAGCAGCGCGCCGCCCGAGAAGACGTTGACCAGCTCGTAGAGGCCGGACGTGCCCTGGTTCGCCGCGAGACACGCCTGGACGTTGCCGAAGTCGACGAACGGCGCCGGGATGAAGGAGCCGAGCCGGAACAGGGCGATGATCCCCAGGGTGAAGCCGATCTTCCTGCGAAGATCCGGCGTGCGGAAGATCCGCCCGATGGCGTTGAACACCTGTCCTCCTGTTGCTCCCTCTGCGGAGCAGGTCGTTGTTGCGGCTCGAGCCTGTCAGGGCCCCCGTAATACTACGCGAGGCCCCGACAGGCTCGACAACCGTGCTGCTGTGCGGGTGTTACTTGACGGATCCGCCGGCCGCCACGATCTTCTGCTCCGCGGAACCGGAGACCTTGTCGACCGCGACGTTGAGCTTGACCGCGATGTCGCCGTCGCCCAGCACCTTGACCTTCTCGTTCTTGCGCACCGCGCCCTTGGCCACGAGGTCGGAGACGGTCACGTCCCCGCCCTTCGGGTAGAGCTCGGCGAGCTTGGCCAGGTTGACCACCTGGTACTCGACGCGGAACGGGTTCTTGAACCCGCGCAGCTTCGGCGCACGCATGTGGTACGGCAGCTGGCCGCCCTCGAAGCCGACGCGCACCGTGTTGCGGGCCTTGGTGCCCTTGGTGCCGCGACCCGCGGTCTTGCCCTTCGAGCCCTCACCGCGACCCACGCGGGTCTTCGCCTTCTTGGCGCCGGGCGCCGGGCGGAGGTGGTGGACCTTCAGGACCTGCTCGCGCTCGGCCGACTCCTCCTGCTTGGCGGCGGCCTTGGCGGCCGGCGCCTTCTTGGCGGGAGCCTTGGCAGCCGGAGCCTTCTCGGCCGGAGCCTTCTCGGCAGCGGCCTTGGCCGGAGCCTTCTTCGCCGGAGTCTTCGCAGCCGGTGCCTTCTCGGCGGCGGGCTTGTCGGCTGCGGCCTTCGCCGGAGCCTTCTTCGCCGGAGCCTTGGCAGCCGGAGCCTTCTCGGCAGCGGCCTTGGCCGGAGCCTTCTTGGCCGGAGCCTTCTTCGGAGCCTCCGCGGCGTCCTTCTTCTCTTCTGCCATTAGTCGATCTCCTCAACCTTGACGAGGTGAGCGACGGTGTTGACGTACCCGCGGTTCTGCGGGGTGTCCTCGCGGACCACGACGTCACCGATGCGCTTGAGTCCGAGACTGCGCAGCGTGTCGCGCTGGTACTGCTTCTCGCTCACCTTGGACTTGATCTGGGTCACCTTGAGCCGTCCGGCCATCAGGCACCTGCCTTCGCTGCAGCGGCAGCCTCGGCTGCCTGGGCCTCGGCACGCAGCAGACGGGCCGGAGCGACCTCGTCGTAGTCGAGGCCGCGGCGAGCTGCGACGGCACGGGGCTCCTCGAGCTGCTGCAGCGCCTCGACGGTCGCGTGCACGATGTTGAGGGTGTTCGACGAGCCGAGCGACTTGCTCAGCACGTCGTGGATGCCGGCGCACTCGAGCACGGCACGCACCGGACCACCGGCGATGACACCGGTACCGGGAGCGGCCGGGCGCAGGAGCACGACGCCGGCTGCGGCCTCGCCCTGCACCGGGTGCGGGATGGTCGCGGCGACGCGCGGGACGCGGAAGAAGTTCTTCTTCGCCTCCTCGACACCCTTCGAGATCGCGGTCGGCACCTCGCGGGCCTTGCCGTAGCCGACCCCGACCATGCCGTTGCCGTCGCCCACGACGACGAGCGCCGTGAAGCTGAAGCGGCGACCGCCCTTGACGACCTTCGAGACGCGGTTGATGGTCACCACGCGCTCGAGGAACTGGCTCTTGTCGCTGTCGCGGTCACGGCCACGACCCTGGTTGCGGTCGCGACCGCCGCCACGACGGCCCTCGCGGGGCGCCTCGTTCTTCGACGACTCGCTCGAGGCGGCCGTCTCGACGGGGGTCTCCGAGACCACGTCTGCTTCCTTGTTGATCTTCTCGCTCACAGGTTCAGCCCTGCCTCTCGCGCTCCATCGGCGATCGCTGCGACACGACCGGCGTACTTGTTGCCACCGCGGTCGAAGATGACTGCCTCGACACCGGCGCTCTTCGCGCGCTCGGCGACGAGCTCGCCGACCTTGCGGGCCTTGGCGGTCTTGTCACCGTCGAACGTGCGGAGGTCGGCCTCCATGGTGGACGCCGAGGCGACCGTGTGGCCCTTGCTGTCGTCGACCACCTGGACGAAGACGTGGCGGGCCGAGCGGGTCACGACGAGGCGCGGACGCTGCTCGGTGCCGACGACCTTCTTGCGCAGGCGGACGTGGCGGCGCGAACGCGCAGCCGACTTGCTCTTGACGGCCATGATTACTTACCAGCCTTTCCGGCCTTGCGGCGAACGACCTCACCGGCGTAGCGGATGCCCTTGCCCTTGTAGGGCTCCGGCTTCTTGATCTTGCGGATGTTCGCTGCGGTCTCGCCGACGGCCTGCTTGTCGATGCCGGCGACGGTCAGCTTGTTGTTTCCCTCGACCGTGAACGTGATACCGGCCGGCGGCTCGACGGTGACCGGGTGCGAGAAGCCGAGGGCGAACTCGACCGAGCTGCCCTTCTGCTGCACGCGGTACCCGGTGCCGACGATCTCGAGGGCCTTCGAGTAGCCCTGCGTGACGCCGAGGATCTGGTTGTTGATGAGCGAACGGGTGAGACCGTGGAGCGAACGCGACTCGCGCTCGTCGTCCGGACGGGTGACGAGCACCTGGCCGTCCTCGACCTTGGCCTCGATGGGAGCCGCGACGACGAGCGAGAGCTCGCCCTTCGGGCCCTTCACGGTGACCTGACGGCCGTCGACCGAGACGGTGACGCCGGCAGGGATGTCGATGGGGAGACGTCCGATTCGTGACATGTCGGGTTACCACACGTAGGCGAGGACTTCCCCACCCACGCCCTTCTTCTCGGCCTGGCGGTCGGTGAGCAGACCGCTGGAGGTGGACAGGATCGCGACGCCGAGGCCGCCGAGAACCTTGGGGAGCTCGGTCGACTTCGCGTACACGCGGAGTCCGGGCTTCGAGACCCGCTTGATGCCAGCGATCGAGCGCTCGCGGTTGGGGCCGAACTTCAGCTGCAGCGTCAGCGTGGTGCCCACGCGTGCGTCGGAGACCTCGAAGTCGGCGATGTAGCCCTCGTTCTTCAGGATCTCGGCGATGTGCGCCTTGAGCTTCGAGTTCGGCATGGACACGCTGTCGTGGTGCGCGGAGTTGGCGTTGCGCAGCCGGGTCAGCATGTCAGCGACCGGATCGGTCATCGTCATGATGTGTTTCCTTCGTTCACCAGGTTTCGAGGCCCGTTACACGGGAACCGACCTGTGGTGGTGATCCGGACGGTTGCCCGGATCGGGTGCGGATGCCGCGCGCGGGGCGCGGCATCCGCGGGGTCCTACTGTGCGTTCGAGCCGGCCTGGTAGGGGAAGCCGAGCGCGGTCAGCAGCGCACGGCCCTCCTCGTCGGTGGTCGCGGTGGTCACCACGGTGATGTCCATGCCGCGGACGCGGTCGATCTTGTCCTGGTCGATCTCGTGGAACACGGACTGCTCCGTGAGACCGAAGGTGTAGTTGCCGTGACCGTCGAACTGGCGGTCGGAGAGGCCGCGGAAGTCCCGGATGCGGGGCAGCGCCAGCGAGAGCAGGCGGTCGAGGAACTCCCACATGCGGTCGCCACGGAGCGTGACGTGCGCGCCGATGGGCTGGCCCTCGCGCAGCTTGAACTGCGCGATCGACTTGCGCGCCTTGGTCACCTGCGGCTTCTGGCCCGTGATCTTGGTGAGGTCGGCGATCGCGCCGTCGATGACCTTGCCATCGCGCGCGGCCTCGCCGACGCCCATGTTCACGACGATCTTCGTGAGGCCGGGCACCTGGTGCACGTTGGTGTAGCCGTGCTCCTCGGTCAGCTTCGCGATGATCTCGGCCCGGTACTTCTGCTTGAGACGGGGCTGGATTTTGCCAGTTCCCACTGCAGTGTCGCTCATTGCTACAGGTCCTTACCTGACTTCTTGGCGTAACGAACGCGGACCGTCTTCTCGACGCCGTCCTTCGTCACGGTCTCGGTGCGGAAGCCGACGCGCGTCGGCTTCTTGGTCTCGGGGTCGACGATCGCGACGTTCGAGACGTGGATGGGCGCCTCGTGGGTCTCGATGCCGCCCGTCTTCGACCCGCGCTGGGTCTGGCCGACCCGCACGTGCTTGGTGACGTAGTTGACGCCCTCGACGACGACGCGGTCGTCGTTCGGGAACACCTCGATGACACGACCCTGCTTGCCGCGGTCTCCGCCGCGGTCCTGGCTCTTGCCCGAGATGACCTCGACGAGGTCGCCCTTCTTGATCTTCGCCATGACTTAGATGACCTCCGGCGCCAGCGAGATGATCTTCATGAACTTCTTGTCGCGCAGCTCGCGGCCGACCGGGCCGAAGATGCGGGTGCCACGGGGGTCACCGTCGTTCTTGAGGATCACTGCGGCGTTCTCGTCGAACTTGATGTACGAGCCGTCGGGACGACGGGTCTGCTTGACCGTGCGGACGATGACCGCCTTGACGACGTCGCCCTTCTTCACGTTGCCACCGGGGATCGCGTCCTTGACGGTCGCGACGATGGTGTCGCCGAGGCCGGCGTAGCGCCGGCTCGACCCGCCGAGCACGCGGATGGTGAGCAGCTCCTTGGCGCCGGTGTTGTCGGCGACCTTGAGCCGGGATTCCTGCTGAATCACTGTGTACTCCTTCTACGAAGCAAGCCCGCGGGGCTTACTTGGCCTTCTCGAGGATCTCGACAAGGCGCCAGCGCTTGGTGGCGCTCAGGGGCCGGGTCTCGCTGATGACGACCAGGTCGCCGATGCCGGCGGTGTTCTGCTCGTCGTGC
Coding sequences within:
- the rplO gene encoding 50S ribosomal protein L15, producing the protein MAEEKKDAAEAPKKAPAKKAPAKAAAEKAPAAKAPAKKAPAKAAADKPAAEKAPAAKTPAKKAPAKAAAEKAPAEKAPAAKAPAKKAPAAKAAAKQEESAEREQVLKVHHLRPAPGAKKAKTRVGRGEGSKGKTAGRGTKGTKARNTVRVGFEGGQLPYHMRAPKLRGFKNPFRVEYQVVNLAKLAELYPKGGDVTVSDLVAKGAVRKNEKVKVLGDGDIAVKLNVAVDKVSGSAEQKIVAAGGSVK
- the rpmD gene encoding 50S ribosomal protein L30, translated to MAGRLKVTQIKSKVSEKQYQRDTLRSLGLKRIGDVVVREDTPQNRGYVNTVAHLVKVEEID
- the rpsE gene encoding 30S ribosomal protein S5, whose translation is MSEKINKEADVVSETPVETAASSESSKNEAPREGRRGGGRDRNQGRGRDRDSDKSQFLERVVTINRVSKVVKGGRRFSFTALVVVGDGNGMVGVGYGKAREVPTAISKGVEEAKKNFFRVPRVAATIPHPVQGEAAAGVVLLRPAAPGTGVIAGGPVRAVLECAGIHDVLSKSLGSSNTLNIVHATVEALQQLEEPRAVAARRGLDYDEVAPARLLRAEAQAAEAAAAAKAGA
- the rplR gene encoding 50S ribosomal protein L18, with product MAVKSKSAARSRRHVRLRKKVVGTEQRPRLVVTRSARHVFVQVVDDSKGHTVASASTMEADLRTFDGDKTAKARKVGELVAERAKSAGVEAVIFDRGGNKYAGRVAAIADGAREAGLNL
- the rplF gene encoding 50S ribosomal protein L6 yields the protein MSRIGRLPIDIPAGVTVSVDGRQVTVKGPKGELSLVVAAPIEAKVEDGQVLVTRPDDERESRSLHGLTRSLINNQILGVTQGYSKALEIVGTGYRVQQKGSSVEFALGFSHPVTVEPPAGITFTVEGNNKLTVAGIDKQAVGETAANIRKIKKPEPYKGKGIRYAGEVVRRKAGKAGK
- the rpsH gene encoding 30S ribosomal protein S8, encoding MTMTDPVADMLTRLRNANSAHHDSVSMPNSKLKAHIAEILKNEGYIADFEVSDARVGTTLTLQLKFGPNRERSIAGIKRVSKPGLRVYAKSTELPKVLGGLGVAILSTSSGLLTDRQAEKKGVGGEVLAYVW
- the rplE gene encoding 50S ribosomal protein L5, coding for MSDTAVGTGKIQPRLKQKYRAEIIAKLTEEHGYTNVHQVPGLTKIVVNMGVGEAARDGKVIDGAIADLTKITGQKPQVTKARKSIAQFKLREGQPIGAHVTLRGDRMWEFLDRLLSLALPRIRDFRGLSDRQFDGHGNYTFGLTEQSVFHEIDQDKIDRVRGMDITVVTTATTDEEGRALLTALGFPYQAGSNAQ
- the rplX gene encoding 50S ribosomal protein L24: MAKIKKGDLVEVISGKSQDRGGDRGKQGRVIEVFPNDDRVVVEGVNYVTKHVRVGQTQRGSKTGGIETHEAPIHVSNVAIVDPETKKPTRVGFRTETVTKDGVEKTVRVRYAKKSGKDL
- the rplN gene encoding 50S ribosomal protein L14, with the translated sequence MIQQESRLKVADNTGAKELLTIRVLGGSSRRYAGLGDTIVATVKDAIPGGNVKKGDVVKAVIVRTVKQTRRPDGSYIKFDENAAVILKNDGDPRGTRIFGPVGRELRDKKFMKIISLAPEVI